In the Caballeronia sp. LZ062 genome, one interval contains:
- a CDS encoding LysR substrate-binding domain-containing protein produces MASDAWLEGPTRDRLDLLDVSLFMRAAALANLSSAAREFGLSPAVASARIAGLERMLGARLLHRTTRRVSVTQEGEIFAAHARALLDAAEAARASVGRALAQPHGRLRVTMPSSLGRQHISPLIPAFLEQYPGVTMDLRMTDQIVDLVDEGIDLAIRIGALKDSTLVARKLASNRRVLCASPAYLEQHGTPRHPADLALHECVILADQRDWSFVTPTGVTDVRVSGRLVTDNGEVIRDALAAGIGIGLKSTWSVAPLLASGELVTVLDDYPVAQTVAIWAVYPSRAFVPPKTLAFIEFLAKRFGEPPYWDVEPAAVMR; encoded by the coding sequence ATGGCGAGCGATGCATGGCTCGAAGGCCCCACGCGGGACCGGCTTGATCTGCTCGACGTGAGCCTGTTCATGCGGGCTGCGGCGCTGGCGAATCTGTCGTCGGCGGCCCGGGAATTCGGTTTGTCGCCCGCCGTGGCGAGCGCGCGGATTGCAGGGCTGGAGCGTATGCTCGGCGCGCGCCTTTTGCATCGGACGACGCGGCGTGTCAGCGTCACGCAGGAAGGCGAGATCTTCGCGGCGCATGCGCGTGCGTTGCTGGACGCCGCCGAAGCGGCGCGCGCTTCCGTCGGCCGGGCGCTGGCGCAACCGCACGGCCGGCTGCGCGTGACGATGCCTTCTTCGCTCGGCCGTCAGCACATTTCGCCGCTGATTCCGGCTTTCCTCGAGCAGTATCCGGGCGTCACGATGGACTTGCGCATGACGGATCAGATTGTCGATCTCGTCGATGAAGGCATCGATCTCGCGATACGCATCGGCGCGCTGAAGGATTCGACGCTCGTCGCGCGCAAACTCGCGAGCAACCGGCGCGTGTTGTGCGCGTCGCCTGCATATTTGGAGCAACACGGCACGCCGCGTCATCCGGCGGATCTTGCGCTGCACGAATGCGTGATTCTGGCGGATCAGCGCGACTGGAGCTTCGTCACGCCGACGGGCGTGACCGACGTGCGCGTGTCCGGCCGGCTCGTGACGGACAACGGCGAAGTGATCCGCGATGCACTTGCGGCGGGCATCGGCATCGGGCTGAAGTCGACGTGGAGCGTCGCGCCGTTGCTCGCGAGCGGCGAGCTTGTCACAGTGCTCGATGATTATCCGGTGGCGCAAACGGTCGCGATCTGGGCGGTGTATCCGAGTCGCGCTTTCGTACCGCCGAAGACGCTGGCGTTCATCGAGTTTCTCGCGAAACGGTTTGGCGAGCCGCCGTATTGGGATGTCGAGCCGGCTGCGGTCATGCGGTAG
- a CDS encoding zinc-binding alcohol dehydrogenase family protein — MKAIGLTRYLPISNPESLVDVELDKPAPTGRDLLVRIEAIAVNPVDTKVRAPKDKVEETPRVLGWDAAGVVEAVGPDVSLFKAGDEVYYAGDITRQGANSEFHLIDERIVGAKPKSLDFTHAAALPLTTLTAWEALFDRLKVSAEGKDAEKTVLIIGGAGGVGSIGIQLAKQVAKLHVIATASRPESAKWATELGADRIVDHFGDIPAQLKEAGIPQVDYVLIFNDTDKHFPAAAEVVKPQGSICTIVENAAPLPVELLKAKSAAFHWEFMFTRAMFQTPDMIEQHKLLSEVARLIDAGVIRTTLGKNLGKINAANLREAHRLLEEGRAIGKLVLTGF, encoded by the coding sequence ATGAAAGCCATCGGTCTGACCCGCTACTTGCCGATCTCCAATCCCGAATCGCTCGTGGATGTCGAACTCGATAAACCCGCACCGACCGGCCGCGATCTGCTCGTGAGAATCGAGGCTATCGCGGTCAATCCGGTCGACACGAAAGTGCGCGCGCCGAAGGACAAGGTCGAAGAAACGCCGCGCGTGCTCGGCTGGGACGCGGCCGGCGTCGTGGAAGCGGTCGGCCCGGACGTCTCGCTCTTCAAGGCGGGCGACGAGGTCTACTACGCCGGCGACATCACGCGGCAAGGCGCGAACAGCGAGTTCCACCTGATCGATGAACGCATCGTCGGCGCGAAGCCGAAGTCGCTCGACTTCACGCACGCGGCCGCGCTCCCGCTCACCACCCTCACTGCGTGGGAAGCCCTGTTCGACCGGCTGAAGGTGTCGGCCGAAGGCAAGGACGCCGAGAAGACCGTGCTCATCATCGGCGGCGCGGGCGGGGTCGGCTCCATCGGCATTCAACTGGCGAAGCAGGTGGCGAAGCTGCACGTCATCGCGACGGCTTCGCGGCCCGAATCGGCGAAATGGGCGACGGAGCTGGGCGCGGATCGCATCGTCGATCACTTCGGCGACATCCCGGCGCAATTGAAGGAGGCCGGCATTCCGCAAGTCGATTACGTGCTCATCTTCAACGACACCGACAAGCATTTTCCGGCCGCGGCGGAAGTCGTGAAGCCGCAGGGCAGCATCTGCACGATCGTCGAGAATGCAGCGCCGCTCCCCGTCGAACTGTTGAAGGCGAAGAGCGCGGCGTTCCACTGGGAATTCATGTTCACGCGCGCGATGTTCCAGACGCCCGACATGATCGAGCAACACAAGCTGCTTTCCGAAGTGGCGCGGCTGATCGACGCAGGCGTGATCCGCACGACGCTCGGCAAGAACCTCGGGAAGATCAATGCGGCCAATCTCAGGGAAGCGCATCGCCTTTTGGAAGAAGGGCGTGCGATCGGCAAGCTCGTATTGACGGGATTCTGA
- a CDS encoding DUF6013 family protein: MNRRSNALRAVIAAVLASGALATAHATPGIRVLSEAPNDGPIKYTVKMTSKTFGNEQETRTIRSGESDDFTWQASAAKGAQPVPDGCPQLSSIPRSADGAAVRQVQIRFAPVVADNGSANVQLSFRGYAPKGTSKVTVAGKALQCPVDSRVSQIVRFTMPTSNGSKKTVTLDDGTQLAITASRK, from the coding sequence ATGAATCGACGTTCCAACGCACTGCGCGCTGTCATCGCGGCCGTACTGGCATCCGGCGCGCTCGCGACGGCTCACGCAACGCCGGGCATCCGGGTGCTGTCCGAGGCGCCTAACGACGGGCCGATCAAGTACACGGTCAAGATGACGTCGAAGACCTTTGGCAACGAGCAGGAGACGCGCACCATCCGCTCCGGCGAAAGCGACGACTTCACCTGGCAAGCGTCGGCGGCCAAGGGCGCTCAGCCGGTGCCGGACGGCTGCCCGCAGCTTTCTTCGATCCCCCGCAGCGCGGACGGGGCGGCAGTGCGGCAAGTGCAGATCCGCTTCGCGCCGGTCGTCGCGGACAACGGCTCGGCCAACGTGCAACTCAGTTTCCGCGGCTATGCGCCGAAGGGCACGAGCAAGGTCACAGTCGCGGGCAAGGCGCTGCAGTGTCCTGTCGATTCGCGCGTGAGTCAGATCGTCCGCTTCACGATGCCGACGTCCAACGGATCGAAGAAGACCGTCACGCTCGATGACGGCACCCAGTTGGCCATCACGGCGAGCCGCAAATGA
- a CDS encoding Ku protein, which yields MPHMIWKGAISFGLVHVPVQLYPATQSEKVGFNLLDKRSMDPIGYKQINKNTGKDVTRDNIVRGFEYEKGKYVVMTDAEIRAANPESTQTVDILSFVDAPEISFLSLDTPYYLTPDRKGEKVYALLRDALKDTGKVGIASVVLHNKQHLAALIPVGPALALNTLRWGDEVRDFSQFTFPDEDTKKAGVTSKELDMAKRLIDDMSDSWDPTKYHDTFRDDIMALVEKKVKEGKVAEVMKFDEGGEAKASADILDLSELLKRSLKKGGATKRGGNADDGGDDAGKDTGKDAGEEPARPARKTARRKRA from the coding sequence ATGCCGCACATGATCTGGAAGGGCGCGATCAGCTTCGGGCTGGTCCACGTGCCAGTGCAACTTTATCCGGCCACGCAGTCGGAGAAAGTCGGATTCAATCTGCTCGACAAACGGTCGATGGACCCCATCGGCTACAAGCAGATCAACAAGAACACCGGCAAGGACGTCACGCGCGACAACATCGTGCGCGGTTTCGAATATGAGAAGGGCAAGTACGTCGTGATGACCGACGCCGAAATCCGCGCGGCCAATCCCGAATCGACGCAAACGGTCGATATCCTTTCGTTCGTCGATGCCCCCGAGATCTCGTTCCTCTCGCTCGATACGCCGTACTACCTCACGCCCGACCGCAAGGGCGAAAAGGTCTATGCGCTGCTGCGCGACGCGCTGAAGGATACCGGCAAGGTCGGTATCGCCAGCGTCGTGCTGCATAACAAGCAACACCTCGCCGCGCTGATCCCGGTCGGCCCTGCGCTCGCACTGAACACGCTGCGCTGGGGCGACGAGGTGCGCGATTTCTCGCAGTTCACGTTTCCGGACGAAGACACGAAGAAGGCCGGCGTCACGTCGAAGGAACTGGACATGGCCAAGCGCCTCATCGACGACATGAGTGACTCGTGGGACCCGACCAAGTATCACGACACGTTCCGCGACGACATCATGGCGCTCGTCGAGAAGAAGGTGAAGGAAGGCAAGGTCGCCGAAGTGATGAAGTTCGATGAAGGCGGCGAAGCGAAGGCGAGCGCGGACATTCTCGACTTGTCCGAACTGCTCAAGCGCAGCCTGAAGAAGGGCGGCGCGACCAAGCGCGGCGGCAATGCCGACGACGGCGGGGACGATGCAGGCAAGGACACAGGCAAGGACGCCGGCGAAGAACCCGCGCGCCCGGCGCGCAAGACGGCGCGTCGCAAGCGCGCCTGA
- the ligD gene encoding DNA ligase D has protein sequence MTGKLETYQRMRRFNETPEPSGENTAARKTARRKKPAAQALSFVIQEHDARRLHYDFRLELDGTLKSWAVPKGPSLDPSVKRLAVHVEDHPIDYGSFEGDIPEGNYGAGSVIVWDRGTWAPQTGTAEDAAREYEKGKLKFTLDGEKLHGGWTLVRSHMRGSGDKEQWFLIKERDDEARPESEYDVLLKKPGSVLSDSLGARLETGELRDRDERKAKPAARRTAPRRASDAADGHAHPDIVATRNSESLRALSHDPAIEGAEKAKLPALLKPQLATLVDAAPPSDDWSYEIKFDGYRVLARIEPTNGKTDIRVFTRNGNDWTAKFPKQVKALEKLDIESGWLDGEAVVLDDRGLPDFQALQNAFDVGRPQGIVVYFFDLAFLNGYDLRNVPLVQRRALLKAIVEPVDDPALRYSEDFAFSADDLLKSACDMALEGIIGKRIDSTYVSGRSNSWIKLKCRRRQEFVVAGYSEPSGSRGQFGALLLGVYDAKGKLQYAGRVGSGFDHATLVAVKKELDKRATDRMPFEKEPQERSRTPVHWVKPELVAECNFAEWTKERIVRQASFVSLRDDKPARQIVKEEPASAEKVEAEEETKTAAKPKARKTAAKTTAKTATKTAAKTAAKSRANATEIEGVKISHPDRVIDKSTGLRKIDVVEYYASIAEWMLPHLQDRPVSLVRAPDDIGGELFFQKHSARLAIPHITQHPDVDPGHPPLLTVESAQALVGTAQMGTIELHTWNSVASNIEKPDRMVFDLDPGEGVGWDRMVEAARLTRDLLEELGLTSFCKTSGGKGLHVVVPLAKQAGWDEMKGFSQAVAQFMAKTLPKFFSAKMGMQNRRDKIFVDYLRNNRGSSTVCAFSLRARPGMGASMPISWDELDDTTRGDQWNIGNARERMDALTADPWEGYAKARQRLTAQMKKRLGIDGSRG, from the coding sequence ATGACGGGCAAGCTCGAAACCTACCAGCGGATGCGGCGTTTCAACGAGACGCCGGAGCCTTCCGGCGAAAATACCGCCGCACGCAAGACCGCGCGGCGCAAGAAGCCGGCCGCGCAGGCGCTTTCGTTCGTGATTCAGGAGCACGACGCGCGGCGCTTGCACTACGACTTTCGGCTCGAACTCGACGGCACGCTTAAATCGTGGGCAGTGCCGAAAGGCCCGAGCCTCGATCCGTCGGTGAAGCGGCTCGCGGTGCATGTCGAAGATCATCCGATCGACTACGGCTCGTTCGAAGGCGACATTCCCGAAGGCAATTACGGCGCGGGCAGTGTCATCGTGTGGGATCGCGGAACCTGGGCCCCGCAGACCGGCACCGCCGAAGATGCCGCCCGCGAGTACGAGAAAGGCAAGCTCAAGTTCACGCTCGACGGCGAGAAGCTGCACGGCGGCTGGACGCTCGTGCGCAGTCACATGCGCGGCAGCGGCGACAAGGAGCAGTGGTTCCTCATCAAGGAGCGCGACGACGAAGCGCGGCCCGAATCCGAATACGACGTACTCCTGAAGAAACCCGGCAGCGTGCTTTCCGATTCGCTCGGCGCGCGGCTCGAGACCGGCGAACTGCGCGATCGCGATGAACGCAAGGCGAAGCCGGCCGCGCGAAGAACGGCGCCGCGGCGCGCCAGCGATGCAGCGGATGGTCACGCGCACCCGGATATCGTCGCGACGCGCAACAGCGAATCGCTGCGCGCGTTGTCGCACGATCCCGCGATCGAGGGCGCCGAGAAAGCGAAGCTGCCCGCGTTGCTCAAGCCGCAGCTCGCCACGCTCGTCGATGCCGCGCCGCCCAGCGACGACTGGTCCTACGAGATCAAGTTCGACGGGTATCGCGTGCTCGCGCGCATCGAGCCGACGAACGGCAAGACCGATATCCGGGTTTTCACGCGCAACGGCAACGACTGGACCGCCAAGTTTCCGAAGCAGGTCAAGGCGCTGGAAAAGCTCGATATCGAAAGCGGCTGGCTCGATGGCGAAGCGGTCGTGCTCGACGACCGCGGGCTGCCGGATTTTCAGGCGCTGCAGAACGCGTTCGATGTCGGGCGCCCGCAGGGCATCGTCGTGTACTTCTTCGATCTGGCGTTTCTGAACGGCTACGACCTGCGCAACGTGCCGCTCGTGCAGCGCCGCGCGCTCTTGAAAGCGATCGTCGAACCGGTCGACGATCCGGCCTTGCGCTATTCCGAAGACTTCGCCTTCAGCGCCGACGATCTGCTGAAGAGCGCATGCGACATGGCGCTCGAAGGCATCATCGGCAAGCGGATCGACTCGACGTATGTGTCGGGGCGCAGCAACTCGTGGATCAAGCTCAAGTGCCGCCGCAGACAGGAATTCGTCGTCGCAGGTTACTCGGAGCCGTCCGGCAGCCGCGGGCAGTTCGGCGCGCTGCTGCTCGGCGTCTATGACGCCAAGGGCAAGCTGCAATACGCGGGGCGCGTGGGCAGCGGCTTCGACCATGCGACGCTCGTCGCGGTCAAGAAGGAACTCGACAAGCGCGCGACCGATCGCATGCCGTTCGAGAAAGAGCCGCAGGAACGCAGCCGCACGCCGGTGCATTGGGTGAAGCCCGAACTCGTGGCCGAGTGCAATTTCGCTGAATGGACCAAGGAGCGCATCGTGCGACAAGCATCGTTCGTCAGTCTGCGCGACGACAAGCCCGCGCGGCAGATCGTCAAGGAAGAGCCTGCATCGGCCGAGAAGGTCGAGGCCGAGGAAGAAACCAAGACGGCCGCGAAGCCGAAAGCACGCAAGACGGCCGCCAAAACCACCGCCAAAACAGCGACGAAGACCGCGGCGAAGACAGCCGCCAAGTCCCGCGCGAACGCGACCGAAATCGAAGGCGTGAAGATCAGCCATCCGGACCGCGTGATCGACAAGTCGACGGGATTGAGAAAGATCGATGTCGTAGAGTATTACGCGTCGATTGCCGAATGGATGCTGCCGCACTTGCAGGACCGGCCGGTGTCGCTCGTGCGCGCGCCCGACGATATTGGCGGCGAACTGTTCTTCCAGAAGCACAGCGCGCGGCTCGCGATTCCGCACATCACGCAGCATCCGGACGTCGACCCCGGGCATCCGCCGCTTTTGACGGTCGAATCGGCGCAGGCGCTCGTCGGCACCGCGCAAATGGGCACGATCGAGCTGCATACGTGGAATTCGGTGGCGTCGAATATCGAGAAGCCGGATCGCATGGTGTTCGATCTCGATCCGGGCGAGGGCGTCGGCTGGGATCGGATGGTGGAGGCGGCGAGGCTGACACGCGATCTGCTCGAAGAACTCGGCCTTACTTCGTTCTGCAAGACGAGCGGCGGCAAGGGGCTGCATGTGGTCGTGCCGCTCGCGAAGCAGGCGGGCTGGGACGAGATGAAGGGCTTCTCGCAGGCCGTCGCGCAGTTCATGGCAAAGACGCTGCCGAAATTTTTCTCGGCGAAAATGGGCATGCAAAATCGGCGGGATAAGATTTTCGTCGATTATCTGCGCAACAACCGCGGCTCCAGCACGGTCTGCGCGTTCTCGCTGCGGGCGCGGCCGGGCATGGGCGCGTCGATGCCGATCAGCTGGGACGAACTCGACGACACCACGCGCGGCGATCAATGGAACATCGGCAATGCGCGCGAGCGGATGGACGCGCTGACCGCCGATCCGTGGGAAGGCTACGCGAAGGCGCGTCAGCGGCTCACGGCGCAGATGAAGAAGCGCCTCGGCATCGACGGCTCGCGCGGGTGA
- a CDS encoding biliverdin-producing heme oxygenase: MRHDLLSRLKQETAACHSRLEHALDLMRDGLLRDHYIALLGRFYGYVAPWEDAVAVCLPASLQAFFDERRKAPLLAADLAALSGERAAAESVVVADARSLPRLDDLGSAFGSLYVMEGSTLGGRFIAPHVAAQLSLAPGVGNAYFDGYGSRTGSMWNAFRETAAAVVPEAQYDAAVRAAIETFESLQAWLCVGSLDAPAISGAAA, translated from the coding sequence ATGCGACACGACCTTCTGTCCCGCCTGAAGCAAGAAACCGCTGCGTGCCATTCCCGCCTGGAGCACGCGCTCGATTTGATGCGGGACGGCTTGCTTCGCGACCACTACATCGCGCTGCTCGGACGTTTCTATGGCTATGTCGCGCCGTGGGAAGACGCGGTGGCCGTGTGCCTGCCCGCATCGCTTCAGGCGTTTTTCGATGAACGCCGCAAGGCGCCGCTCCTTGCCGCCGACCTCGCCGCGCTGAGCGGCGAACGTGCCGCCGCCGAGTCCGTCGTGGTCGCGGACGCACGGAGTCTGCCGCGTCTCGACGACCTCGGCAGCGCATTCGGCTCGCTCTATGTGATGGAAGGCTCGACGCTCGGCGGGCGCTTTATCGCGCCGCACGTCGCCGCGCAACTGAGTCTTGCGCCGGGCGTCGGCAACGCCTACTTCGACGGATACGGCTCGCGCACGGGCAGCATGTGGAATGCGTTTCGCGAAACCGCCGCCGCGGTCGTCCCCGAAGCGCAATACGACGCGGCGGTGCGCGCCGCCATCGAAACGTTCGAGAGTCTGCAGGCCTGGCTGTGCGTGGGATCGCTCGACGCCCCCGCGATCTCGGGAGCCGCCGCATGA
- a CDS encoding ATP-binding protein — protein MSNNAETPLGAGCDPAHVNGPPDAEARRRTLDSGVAGKDCDAEPIHIPGGIQPHGYLLVLAEDAGDEAGPRIAQASENVSALTGENVEALLGKPLGALLGEDSARRIVHAASTMRVDDAPLYVGVTNAPVPLDVTVHRHDGVLIVEMEAAAQPGEATFSSIYPLVRTFARDLQDAGTVDELAELTVRQMRAICGFGRVMLYSFDAEGRSHVLAEDRDPRYASFLHQFFPASDIPRQARALYLRNRIRLVSDVNYVPARLVPAVNPATGRPTDLSYASLRSFSPVHLEYMRNMGTHASMSVSIVVRGQLWGLISCHDHDARRVPFSTRVAVEHLGHMLSLQIEAKEERKQGEYLTELRRTMARLISAMGEHESFVTGLQDVPRDLLSFTRSEGAAIVMNEQITLIGATPDEETVRALTLWLAENTSGVWSTDSLARQWPPGEAHQDTACGVLAVPVSQIFRNYLVWFRPEVMQTIEWAGEPVKIARADGASAPRTSFSPWLETVRGHSVSWRQAELEVAGELRAALLNIVLRRAEERAELATELARANKELEAFSYSVSHDLRAPLRHIAGYGDLLRELEAERMSDKSRRFLNNMLESARFAGTLVDDLLTFSQMGRAALRPAPVDLGQLVRLIVREYEAETAGRRIEWVIGDLPRVIGDAAFLQLAVRNLISNAVKYTRTRESAKIEIFATRSGDEHVIGVRDNGVGFDMKYEGKLFGVFQRLHRAEEFEGTGIGLANVRRIVERHEGRTWAEGRLGEGAVFYFSLPVEFQSVTGREAGKSKAASATSVTKSRPDHA, from the coding sequence ATGAGCAACAACGCAGAGACGCCGCTCGGCGCGGGTTGTGACCCGGCTCATGTGAATGGTCCGCCGGACGCGGAAGCGCGTCGCCGCACGCTCGATTCGGGCGTGGCGGGCAAGGACTGCGACGCGGAGCCGATCCATATTCCTGGCGGCATTCAGCCGCACGGTTATTTGCTTGTGCTGGCCGAAGACGCCGGTGATGAAGCCGGTCCACGCATCGCGCAGGCGAGCGAGAACGTCTCCGCGCTGACGGGTGAAAACGTCGAGGCGCTGCTCGGCAAGCCGCTCGGTGCGCTGCTCGGCGAGGATTCCGCCCGGCGTATCGTGCATGCAGCCTCGACGATGCGAGTGGACGACGCACCGCTTTACGTCGGCGTGACGAACGCGCCCGTGCCCCTGGACGTCACGGTGCATCGCCACGACGGTGTGCTGATCGTCGAGATGGAAGCGGCGGCGCAGCCGGGCGAGGCCACGTTCTCGTCGATATATCCGCTCGTGCGCACCTTCGCGCGCGACTTGCAAGATGCCGGCACGGTGGACGAGCTTGCCGAACTGACCGTGCGTCAGATGCGCGCGATCTGCGGGTTCGGTCGCGTGATGCTCTATAGCTTCGATGCCGAAGGCCGCAGCCACGTGCTCGCCGAAGATCGCGACCCGCGCTATGCGTCCTTTCTGCACCAGTTTTTCCCTGCGTCGGATATTCCGCGTCAGGCGCGCGCGCTCTATCTGCGCAACCGCATCCGCCTCGTTTCGGACGTGAACTACGTGCCCGCGCGGCTCGTGCCCGCCGTCAACCCCGCGACCGGCCGCCCGACCGATCTCAGCTACGCCTCGCTGCGCAGCTTCTCGCCGGTGCATCTCGAATACATGCGAAACATGGGCACGCATGCGTCGATGTCCGTGTCGATCGTCGTGCGCGGTCAGTTGTGGGGCCTCATTTCCTGCCACGATCACGATGCGCGCCGCGTGCCGTTCAGCACGCGCGTGGCGGTCGAGCATCTCGGGCACATGCTGTCGCTGCAAATCGAGGCGAAAGAGGAGCGTAAGCAGGGCGAATATCTGACCGAATTGCGCCGCACGATGGCGCGCCTGATCTCGGCGATGGGCGAACACGAGAGCTTCGTCACCGGGCTGCAGGATGTGCCGCGCGATCTTCTCAGCTTCACGCGCTCCGAAGGCGCGGCCATCGTGATGAACGAGCAGATCACGCTGATCGGCGCGACGCCCGACGAAGAGACGGTGCGCGCGCTCACGCTCTGGCTCGCGGAAAACACGAGCGGCGTCTGGTCGACGGATTCGCTCGCGCGCCAGTGGCCGCCCGGAGAGGCGCATCAGGACACCGCGTGCGGCGTGCTGGCGGTGCCGGTCTCACAGATTTTTCGGAACTATCTGGTGTGGTTCCGGCCGGAGGTGATGCAGACGATCGAATGGGCCGGCGAGCCCGTGAAGATTGCTCGCGCGGACGGCGCGAGCGCGCCCCGCACGAGCTTCAGTCCCTGGCTGGAAACCGTGCGCGGGCACTCGGTGTCGTGGCGGCAAGCAGAACTCGAAGTCGCAGGCGAGTTGCGTGCCGCGTTGCTGAACATCGTGCTGCGCCGCGCCGAAGAGCGCGCCGAACTCGCGACGGAACTTGCCCGCGCGAACAAGGAACTGGAAGCGTTCTCGTATTCCGTGTCGCACGACCTGCGCGCGCCGCTGCGTCATATCGCCGGCTACGGAGACTTGCTGCGCGAGCTCGAAGCCGAGCGCATGTCCGACAAGAGCCGGCGCTTCCTGAACAACATGCTGGAGTCGGCGCGTTTCGCGGGAACGCTCGTCGACGATCTTTTGACGTTCTCGCAGATGGGCCGCGCCGCCCTGCGTCCCGCGCCGGTCGATCTCGGACAACTGGTGCGCCTGATCGTGCGCGAGTACGAAGCGGAGACCGCCGGCCGGCGCATCGAATGGGTGATCGGCGATTTGCCGCGCGTCATCGGCGACGCCGCTTTCCTGCAGTTGGCCGTGCGCAATCTCATTTCGAACGCGGTGAAATATACGCGGACGCGGGAATCGGCGAAAATTGAGATATTCGCGACGCGAAGCGGCGACGAGCACGTCATCGGTGTCCGTGACAACGGCGTCGGCTTCGACATGAAGTACGAAGGCAAGCTGTTCGGCGTGTTCCAGCGGCTGCATCGCGCGGAAGAATTCGAAGGCACGGGCATCGGCCTCGCGAACGTGCGGCGTATCGTCGAGCGGCATGAAGGGCGGACGTGGGCAGAAGGCCGGCTTGGCGAGGGCGCCGTATTTTATTTCTCGCTGCCGGTCGAGTTTCAAAGCGTGACGGGCCGGGAGGCCGGAAAGTCGAAGGCTGCCTCCGCAACGTCAGTGACAAAATCAAGACCAGACCATGCTTAA
- a CDS encoding response regulator encodes MLKPILLVEDNPNDLELTLVALDKSQLANEVIVARDGQEAIDFLTCEGQWKERAPGNPAVVLLDLKLPKIDGLEVLDMVRTNAGLKSIPVVMLTSSREEQDLLRSYELGVNAYVVKPVEFAEFVEAISDLGVFWAVLNEPPPGSTRFRRPSAGQ; translated from the coding sequence ATGCTTAAACCGATACTGCTTGTCGAAGACAACCCGAACGATCTCGAGCTCACGCTGGTCGCGCTCGACAAGAGTCAGCTCGCCAACGAAGTGATCGTCGCGCGCGACGGCCAGGAAGCCATCGATTTCCTCACTTGCGAAGGCCAGTGGAAGGAACGCGCGCCGGGCAATCCCGCGGTCGTCCTGCTCGATCTGAAGCTGCCGAAGATCGACGGACTCGAAGTGCTCGACATGGTGCGCACGAACGCGGGGCTCAAGAGCATTCCGGTCGTCATGCTGACTTCGTCGCGCGAGGAGCAGGACCTCTTGCGCAGCTACGAACTCGGCGTGAACGCCTACGTGGTGAAGCCCGTGGAATTCGCGGAATTCGTCGAGGCGATCAGCGATCTCGGCGTCTTCTGGGCCGTGCTGAACGAGCCGCCGCCGGGCTCCACGCGCTTTCGTCGTCCGTCGGCGGGGCAGTGA